In one Neobacillus sp. WH10 genomic region, the following are encoded:
- a CDS encoding sigma factor G inhibitor Gin, translating into MEVEGLSSFLAHKHYVETCVICENLKPKGIHLYTSFICTECENDLIQTDTNDPKYKYFLKQLKKITNPEIFS; encoded by the coding sequence ATGGAGGTGGAGGGATTGAGTTCATTTTTAGCACATAAACATTATGTGGAAACGTGCGTTATTTGTGAGAATCTAAAACCAAAAGGCATACATCTATACACTTCTTTTATTTGTACAGAATGTGAAAATGATTTAATTCAAACTGATACAAATGATCCAAAATATAAATATTTTCTAAAACAGCTAAAAAAAATAACAAACCCAGAAATTTTTTCCTAA
- a CDS encoding aminotransferase class I/II-fold pyridoxal phosphate-dependent enzyme, with amino-acid sequence MNTQWKKPLYEALMKHVNKEPISFHVPGHKYGLIDQSDEDHFFNKLLKIDATELSGLDDLHSPEGAILEAEMLLADLYHTKKSFFLVNGSTVGNLAMIMAACSEGTQVLVERNCHKSVLNALKLAKARPVFLEPEFNQEWKIAAGVSVETVKQAINRYPDAKAIILTYPNYYGMTYDLQEIIHLSHHHHIPVLVDEAHGPHFIVGEPFPASAVQLGADMIVQSAHKTLPAMTMGSFLHVNSDLINMEKVKEYLEVFQSSSPSYPIMASLDLARNYLGTYEQKDLSFLLTEIKHFKEELAKIPTIKVLDFPLNHGDLLKITIQSRCELNGFELQKRLEESGIYTELADPNNVLFILPLLKDGQRYPFQEAAKKIQKALLGLSFFEVKEEFIMDRYKISELAIPYEDMVSLTVKEVIITEAAGFTCAETIIPYPPGVPLLLKGERITGEKLNRLNRLLQSGARFQGGSTIKKGRIKIFSTT; translated from the coding sequence ATGAACACTCAATGGAAAAAACCTTTATACGAAGCATTAATGAAACATGTAAACAAGGAGCCAATTTCTTTTCATGTCCCTGGACATAAATATGGATTAATTGATCAATCAGATGAAGATCATTTTTTTAATAAACTATTGAAAATTGATGCCACAGAGTTATCGGGTTTAGATGATCTCCATTCGCCTGAAGGGGCGATATTGGAAGCGGAAATGCTTTTAGCTGATTTATATCACACGAAAAAAAGTTTTTTTCTTGTGAATGGTTCAACAGTAGGTAACCTTGCGATGATTATGGCGGCCTGCTCGGAAGGGACACAAGTCCTTGTAGAAAGAAATTGTCATAAGTCTGTGTTAAATGCTCTTAAATTAGCGAAAGCAAGGCCAGTGTTCCTAGAGCCGGAATTTAATCAGGAGTGGAAAATAGCAGCAGGCGTTAGTGTGGAAACGGTAAAACAGGCTATCAACCGATATCCAGACGCAAAAGCCATCATTTTGACTTATCCCAACTATTATGGAATGACCTATGATTTACAAGAAATTATTCATCTGTCTCACCATCATCATATTCCTGTATTGGTTGATGAAGCACATGGACCTCATTTCATCGTAGGGGAACCTTTTCCAGCATCAGCTGTTCAATTAGGTGCAGATATGATCGTTCAATCAGCACACAAGACACTTCCCGCAATGACAATGGGTTCTTTTTTACATGTTAATAGTGACTTGATCAACATGGAGAAGGTAAAGGAATACCTTGAAGTATTCCAATCCAGCAGCCCATCGTACCCAATAATGGCATCACTGGATTTAGCAAGGAATTACTTAGGTACATATGAACAAAAGGATTTATCTTTTTTGCTTACTGAAATTAAGCACTTTAAAGAGGAATTAGCTAAAATTCCAACGATTAAAGTGCTAGATTTTCCACTAAACCATGGTGATTTGCTAAAAATTACTATTCAATCAAGATGTGAGCTAAACGGATTTGAGCTCCAAAAGAGATTAGAAGAGTCAGGGATTTATACAGAACTAGCAGATCCAAATAATGTGTTATTTATTTTGCCATTATTGAAGGATGGGCAGCGTTATCCATTCCAAGAGGCAGCAAAGAAAATACAAAAGGCTCTTTTAGGTTTGTCTTTTTTCGAAGTGAAGGAAGAATTCATAATGGATCGTTACAAGATCTCTGAGCTAGCTATTCCCTATGAAGATATGGTAAGCCTAACCGTGAAAGAGGTAATTATTACTGAAGCAGCGGGATTTACTTGTGCGGAAACGATCATCCCCTATCCACCGGGGGTTCCATTATTATTAAAGGGCGAGAGAATAACAGGGGAAAAACTTAACCGGCTTAATCGACTGTTACAATCCGGGGCAAGGTTTCAAGGTGGCTCCACGATAAAAAAAGGTAGGATAAAGATATTTAGTACAACTTAA
- the tmk gene encoding dTMP kinase — protein sequence MSSGTFITFEGPDGAGKTTIIKLIAQELNNVLLTREPGGIEIAEQIRRVILDKGNTAMDSRTEALLYAAARRQHLIEKVKPALDKGRVVLCDRFVDSSLAYQGYARGLGMDEVFTINQFAIEDFMPELTIYFDIEPEVGLKRINKNKGREINRLDLEDLDFHKKVREGYHLLMERFPHRIVRIDASGTVDEVFQKTMQLVEAKLAEKKPSI from the coding sequence ATGAGCAGCGGAACATTTATTACGTTTGAAGGACCGGATGGAGCGGGCAAGACAACGATTATTAAATTGATAGCCCAAGAGCTTAACAATGTACTTCTTACAAGGGAACCAGGCGGGATTGAAATAGCTGAGCAAATTCGCAGAGTTATTTTAGATAAAGGAAATACGGCAATGGATTCCCGAACTGAAGCACTGCTTTATGCAGCAGCACGGAGACAGCATTTAATTGAAAAGGTAAAGCCGGCATTAGACAAGGGAAGAGTTGTTTTATGTGATCGGTTTGTTGATAGTTCATTGGCATATCAGGGCTATGCACGGGGGTTAGGAATGGACGAGGTGTTTACGATTAATCAATTTGCAATCGAGGACTTCATGCCTGAACTGACAATCTACTTTGATATTGAACCAGAGGTAGGGTTAAAGCGGATTAATAAAAATAAAGGGCGAGAAATTAACCGACTGGATTTAGAGGATCTTGATTTCCACAAAAAAGTAAGAGAGGGATATCACCTATTAATGGAACGTTTTCCACATAGAATTGTGCGGATTGATGCTTCCGGTACAGTGGATGAGGTTTTTCAAAAAACGATGCAGCTTGTAGAAGCAAAATTAGCAGAAAAAAAGCCTTCAATATAA